The DNA region GCCTCCCGGGCGGTCCAGCCGCTCGTACAGGACGACGTCGAAGCCCCGGCGCTGGAGCTCGTAGCCGGCGACCAGGCCGGCGATGCCGGCTCCGATCACCGCGCCGCGGCCGGTGGCGCCGGTCGTCGGGGTCAGCAGGCTCCTGGGGAAGGCGAAGCTCTCGTCGAACATCGGCACCTCGCTGGGTTGTCGTCCCAGCATGGGGCGGTACATCGTGTACGAGCCACTCGGGCGCACCCATCCGGACCGCCGCCCGGCATACGGGCGCGGGCCCGCCCTGGAGGGGGTGGGCCCGCGCTGGTGGGGCCGGATCAGGCGTTGACGCAGGTGTTGCCGAAGGCCGGGTTCAGGGCGCCGATCAGGTTGATCGAGTTGCCGCAGATGTTGATCGGGATGTGGACCGGGATCTGGATCTGGTTGCCGGAGAGGACACCGGGGGATCCGACCGCCACGCCCTCCGCGACCGAGTCGGCGGCGGCGGTGCCACCGCCGGCGAGGACCGCGGCGGCGGCGAGGGCGCAGGCGGCGAGGGTGGTGCGAGTACGCATGTCTCTCCTTGACGGGTGAGTTGGCAGATCAGAGCACCAATCACACCGGTGGAGGGCGGCAACCCGCCCGCATTGGTCGGATCGGGGGCGTGTCCGCACCGCCCGGCCGGCTCCCCGCACTTCCCCCCCAACCCGGGTGCCGAGCGGTGCGCATCCCCAGGCGATTCCCGCCGACGCCGAGGCCGGTGCCGGGGCCGACGAGTTCCTCGTGACGCACCAGGAGCCACCCCCGCAATTGCGGGGTCGACGCTTCGTGCCCTGCGGTGTTGTCGGCAGGGTCTTGGCCTGACATTCGGCCCGTCGAAGGCTTCTGCTTTGCAAAGGCCTCGTGTGAGCCCTGGTGAACGACTCCGGTTGCCGACGAACAGAGTCGGATCGTGCGCAGCCCGGCCGCCCGGCCGCCCGGCAGCCCGGCAGCCCGGCGTGAGTCTGGCCCGCTGTTCCCCTGTCGGCCGGAGGCGTGGGACTGCCGAGGCGTGAGGGCTGAGCGACCCGGATGATCCGGCACGACTGCCGGTGGAGCCGACATGCCGCCTGCACCCGCCACTCCGCCCTCGACCGCTGCCCGTGATCGTTGATCGCTGATCGACTTCTGCTCCGGTCCGTCGAATCCGAGGAAGAAATATGTAGACCGATCGAGATATTTGTAGCCAGCGCCGCACCGGCCCGGATTCAAAAGTCGGCCGGTTCGACTTTCTGTGCAGGGGTGCCTTGTTGACGGGCTCACGAGGGTGGGTGCCTGTGTGGGGTGGGGGCTGATGGGGGTTGTGGAGGTGGAGTAGGAAGTCGGCCGGTTCGACTTTCTGTGCAGGGGTGCCTTCTTGTGGGGGCCCCGATGGTGGGTGCTCGTGTACAGGTGTGGGCCGATGGGGGTTGTGGGGGTGGAGTAGGAAGTCGGCCGGTCCGACTTTCTGTGTACGGGCGTATCGCTGCCGGATTCGCGGGGCTGGGTGCCCTGCGGGTGGAGCAGAAAGTCGGCGGGTCCGACTTTCTGCTCCACTGGGGGTGGGCGGGGTGGAGCGGGCGAGCAGAAATCTGTAGACCGGTCGGTATATTCAGCGAGATTCGGTAGACCGGTCGACATATTTTTGTGAAGGCGCGCAGGCGATGGGCGGTGAGAACAGAGGGGCTGCGGGGCTCAGGGGAGGTCCTGTTCGGCCCAGATGGTCTTGCCCTGGCGGGTGTAGCGGCTGCCCCAGCGGGTGGTGAGCTGGGCGACCAGGTAGAGGCCGCGGCCGCCCTCGTCGGTGAGGCGGGCGCGGCGCATCCGGGGCTGGGTGGCGCTCGGGTCGGAGACTTCGCAGGTGAGGCGTTCGGCGCGGATCAGTCGGACGCCGACCGGGCCGCCGGCGTAGCGGATCGCGTTGGTGACCAGTTCGCTCAGCACCAGTTCGGTGGTGAACACCAGCTCCTCCAGCCCCCAGGCACGGAGCTGTTCGGTGGCGGACTCCCGGACCCGGGCGACGCCGGCCGGGTCGGCCTCCAGGGTCCAGCCGGCGGTGGCCTCGGGCGGTACCGCACGGGTGCGGGCGAGCAGCAGGGTGACGTCGTCGGTGAGCCGGTGGGCCGGCAGTCCGGCGACGACCTCGCGTCCGAGGTCGCGCAGCGCCGCGGTGCCGGGGGCGCCACCGGCGGCGGTCGCCGGGCCCGTGGCGGCGGCGGTCAGGCGGCGGCCCAGTTCGGCCATGCCCTGGTCGAGGTCGTCGCCGTACCCCTGGATCAGGCCGTCGGTGTAGAGCGCGAGCAGGCTGCCCGGTGCCAGTTCGACCTCGGTCATCTCGAACGGCAGTCCGGTCACGCCGAGCGGCGGTCCCGGCCGGACGGGCACGTAGGTGACGGTGCCGTCCGGGGCGACGACGGCCGGCGGCGGGTGTCCGGCGGAGGACATGGCGCAGCGCCGCGACACCGGGTCGTACACCGCGTACACGCAGGTGGCGCCGAAGGGGACGGCCTGCTGGTGGTCGTCCGGGTCCCCCTCCTCGTCCGGCAGTTCGGCCTCGACCATCAGCTGGGCGACCAGGTCGTCCAGGTGGACCAGCAGTTCGTCCGGTTCGAGGTCCAGGTCGGCGAGTGTCCGGACGGCGGTGCGGAGCCGTCCCATGGTGGCGCTGGCGGCGAGGCCGTGGCCGACGACGTCCCCGGCGACCAGGGCGACGCGGGCGGAGGAGAGCGGGATCACGTCGAACCAGTCGCCGCCGATGCCGCTGGCGGTGTCGGTCGGCAGGTAGACGCTCGCGGTGGAGACGGCGGCGGTCTCGGCCTGGGAGGGCGGCAGCAGGCTGCGCTGGAGGCCGACGGCGGCGCGGTGCTCGCGGGTGTAGCGGCGGGCGTTGTCGAGGGCGAGGGCGGCGCGGTCGGCGATCTCGCGGAGCAGTTCCCGGTCGGCCGGGAGGTAGCGCGGCCGGTGCGCGGCGCGGCGGACGGTCACCCGGCCGAGCAGGCTGCCGCCGGCGCGCATCGGCGCGGTCATCTCCGGGGGCCCGGCGTCCTCGGGCCCGGCGGGCTCCGCGGGCTCCGCGGGCTCCACGGACCCGGCGGGCCCCGAGGCGTCAGGCCCCGGCGGGTCGTCGGGGTCGGCCTGGACGGTGACGCCGGTGGGCGGGGGCACCGGTCCGTTCGGTCCCGGTGCGACGGCCACGGCGGTGCGGCGCAGCGGTAGGCGGCCGTCCCGGCCGGGGGCCGGTTCCTCGCCGGCGAACACGGCCTCGGCGACGTCGACGACGACCAGGTCGGCGAGGCCTGGGGTGAGGACGGCGGCCAGCTGCTCGGCGGTGTCGGTCACCGACAGCGATCCGCCGACGGCGGCGGTGGCCCGGTGGAGCAGTGCGAGCCGTTCGCCGGACCGGTGCAGTTCGGTGACGTCGGTGAACAGTGCGGTGACGCCGATGACCTGGCCGTCCGCGGCCTGGAGGCGGAACGCGGAGATCGCCATCACGGCGCCGCCGGCCGGGTCCTCGATGGTGCGGACCAGTTCCTCCGCGCCGACCAGCGGCCGGCCGGTGCGCAGGACCTCGTGCAGTCCGCGTTCGACGGCCTCGGCGTCCTGGGGCTGGAGGAAGTCGCCGAGGCGGCGGCCGCGGAGGTCCGGGGGGAGGCCGCTGTACGGGAGCAGGTGGGTGTTGGTGCGGATCAGCCGCAGGCGGTCGTCGAAGACGGCGAGGCCGACGCGGTCCTGGAGGAAGAGTTCGCGGGTGAACGCCTGGTCCTGGCGCGAGCGGGCGACCTGCGAGGCGGGGGCGGCGAGCACGAAGTACCGGGCGGGGGCGCCGGGCCCGGTGGGGCCTTCGGGGGGACCGGTCGGGGGGCCGGTCGGCGGGTCCGCGGACGGGACGCCGAGCGGCAGCACCTGGTAGGCGATCGCCAGCGCCTCGCCGCGTCCGGAGCGGAGCTCCGCCTCGCCGGACCAGCCGTCGGCCCGCTGCTGGTCGGTGAGGGTGGCGAGTGAGGGCCATCCCGCCGGGTCGGCGAGGAGGTCCCGGGCGGGTCGGCCGCGGACCTGGGCGGCACCGAGGGCGAGCAGCCGTTCGGCCTCCAGGGTCCAGCCGACGATCAGGCCGTTCGCGTCGAGCAGTGCTCCGGCCGCGTTGCCGAGGAAGGGCGATCGGCCACGGTGCAGGGCGTCCGCCGCGCTCATCCGGTCCGCTCCTCTCCTCCGCCGGCACCTCTCCGGGCGCGGCCTGGGACCTCTCCATCATCCCCCGGCGGGCCGGGGCCGCCAGTTCCGCGGGCGGGGTGGCAGGGCCGGCCGGGGGACCGGTGGCGGGCGGGCGCGGGGTGCGGACCGCGTCCGCGGGAGCCGGAACGGTCTCCGGAGCGGCGGCGAGCGGGCCCGGCGGCGGTCGGGCGGGCTGCGGGCGTCCGGGTCCTGGCGCGCGGGGGGTTCTCGGGCGCGGGCTCTTATTGTACTCTCCGTCAATAAGCGGGGCGGGGCGGATCCCGCGCTGGCCACGCACCCGGAGCACGCACCCGGAGCTCGCACTGGAGGCAGCCATGGCTCACCCGGCGGCACGCGCCCGCACCACCGGCACCCACGCCACCGACACCGGCACCGACACCGACACCGGCACCGACACCGACACCGACACCGGCACCGGCACCCACGCAGGCACCACCGGCAGCCACGCGCGCGCCGACGCGCGCCGCACCCACACCGCCGCCGACGACGACGTGGCCAGGCGGCTCCTCGACTCCGCCGCCACGCTCTCCTACGACCCGGCGGTCGAGATCGACTGGGAGGCGCCGCTCCCGCCGGAGCACTACGGCCTCAACCCCGAGTGGAGCACCCTCTACGGCACCGCGCTCTGGGCGGAGATGACCGAGGAGCAGCGGGTCACCCTCACCCGGCACGAAGTCTGCTCGATCATGACGACCGGCATCTGGTTCGAGATGATCCTCCAGCAGATGGTGCTGCGCGACCAGTACCTCAAGGACCCCGCGAGCGCCGAGTTCCAGTTCGCGCTCACCGAGATCGCGGACGAGTGCCGGCACTCGATCATGTTCGCCCGCGCCTGCGAGAAGATGGGCGTCCCCCAGTACAAGCCGAACCGGCTCATCGCCCAGGCCGGCCGCGCCTACAAGGCCCTCGCGCGCGGCGAACTCGCCTACGGCGGCATCCTGGTGGCGGAGGAGGTGCTGGACGTCATGCAGCGCGACTGGATGCGCGGCGAGAACGTCCTGGAGATCGTCCGCGGGACGTCCCGGATCCACGTGGTCGAGGAGTCCCGGCACATGAAGTTCGCCCGCCAGGAGATCCGCGAACGCCTGCGCGGTGCGGGGGCGGCCCGGCGCAGGGCCTCCGCCACCGGGATCGCGGCCGGTGCGTTCGTCATCGTCAGCAGCATGGTCCACCCGGGCGTGTACGCGGCCGCCGGGCTGGACGTCGGCCGGGCGCTCGCCGAGGCCCGGGCCAGTGAGCACCGGCGGGCGATGATGCGCACCAGCAGCCGCCACCTGATGGCGTTCCTGGCCGAGACCGGTCTGCTCACCCGGGCCTCGGCGGCGGTCTACCGCCGGATCGACATGCTCTGAGCCCGTGTCGGCCCGGCGACCGGCCCGGCGACCGGCCCGCGGGAGCCCCGCCGCCGGGCCCGCCCGCACCGCACCGCGCCACGCCGCAAGCCGCCGCACCGCACCACGCCGGAACCCACTGGAACCCACGCAGCGAGGACCCCACCCCCGCCATGGCCTACGCGATCACCCGTACCTGCTGCAACGACGCCTCGTGCGTGTCCGTCTGCCCGGTCAACTGCATCCACCCCACCCCGGACGAGCCCGGGTTCGGCCGCACCGACATGCTCTACATCGACCCGGCCGCCTGCATCGACTGCGGCGCCTGCGCCGACGCCTGCCCGGTGGACGCCGTCTTCCCCGTCGACCGCCTGACGGGCCCCGACAGCGTCTTCGGCGACCTCAACCGCGACTACTTCCGCGACCACCCCGCCGACCACTCCTGGGGCGCGCCCGAGTTCCCCCGCAGCCTGCCCGCCGGCCTCGACCTCGGGACCGGGGCGGGGCCGCTGCGGGTCGCCATCGTCGGCACCGGCCCCTCCGCCGGCTACACCGCGCAGGCGCTGCTGCGCTCCACCGGCGCCGAACTCACCATGATCGACCGGCTTCCGGTGGCCGGCGGGCTGCTGCGGCACGGCGTCGCCCCGGACCACCAGTCGACCAAGCGGATCGCCGAGAGCTTCGCGTCCGTCTTCCACGACCCGCGCCTGCGGGTGCACCTCAACGTCGAAGTGGGCACCGACCTCACCCACGCCGAACTCGCCGCCCACCACCACGCGGTGGTGTACGCGGTCGGCGCCGCCGCCGACCGCCGGCTCGGCCTGCCCGGCGAGGACCTCCCCGGAAGCCTGCCCGCCACCACCTTCGTCCGCTGGTACAACGCCGAGCCGACGGTCCCGGCCGGCGCGGTCGACCTGGGGGCCGCGGGTGCGGACGGTCCCGGCGCGGAGCGGGCGGTCGTCATCGGCAACGGCAACGTGGCCGTCGACATCGCCCGGATCCTGCTCTCCGACCCCGACCGGCTCGCCGCCACGGACATCGCCGACCACGCGCTCGCCGCGCTCCGCGGGAGCCGGGTCCGCGAGGTCGTCCTGGTCGCGCGGCGCGGGCCCGGGCACGCCGCGTGGACCCGGCCGGAGCTGCTCGCCCTGACCCGGCTGCCGGGCGTGGACGTGGTGGTGGACGACCACCCGGAGGTGCGCGCGGCCCTCGCCGCCGCCCCCGAGGGCTCCCATGCGGCGCTGCTCGCCGGGCTGCCGCTGGTCGCCTTCGACGGCGGCCGTGAACCGCTCCCCGGTCGCCGGGTCGTGCTGCGCTTCCACGCCACGCCCACCGAGTTCATCGCCACCCCCGCCGACGCCCCCGCGCCCGCCGAGGCCAACGCCGTGGCCGCCACCGCCGACCGGGTACGAGGCGTGCGGCTGGCCGGTGACGGGACCCCGCTCCACGCGGGCCTGGTGATCCGCTCCATCGGCCACCGCGGCGTCCCCGTCCCCGGCCTCCCCTTCGACGAGGCCGTGGGTGGCGTCCCGCACCGGGCCGGCCGCGTCCTCGATCCGGCCACCGGCCGTCCGCTGCCCGGCACTTACCTCGTGGGCTGGGCCAAGCGCGGTCCCTCCGGCGGCATCGGCGCCAACCGGGGCTGCGCGCGGGAGACCGTCGACGCCCTCCTCGACGACGCCGCCGCCCGCGCCCTGCCCGTGCCCACGGGCAGCCGCAAGGAGTTCGACCGGCTGGTCCGCACCCGTCGGCCCGACGCCCTCGGGCTGCGCCACCTCCGGGCGATCGACCGGGCCGAGCGGGCTCAGGGCGAGGCCGCCGGCCGCCCCCGCGTCAAGTTCTCCACCGTGCCCGCGCTCCTCGCCGCCGCCCGCCGCTGAGATCCGGGGGCGGGGGCGGGGGCGGGGGCGCGGCGGGCGGCGGTCAGAGCGCTTCGGCGCCGATGGCGCGCAGGACGTCGCCGAGCCAGACGAAGCCGTAACCGACGGCGGGCGTCTCGCCCTTGGCCATCTTCTCCAGGTGCGCCCAGGCCTCCGTCACCTGGCCGATGGTGAGCTCCGGCGGGTCGGCGTGGACGTCGGCGGCCTTGGCGGGAGGGACGGACCAGTAGTAGTCGTCCCGGACGGTGATCCCGTCGTCCGGCAGGCGTTCCGCGAGGTGGCGGACGAGGACGTCGAGCGCCCGGTGCAGGTCGGCCGCGGGGATGCGGAGCGCGGCCGTGGGCGGCGCGGGGGCGGACGGCGCAGGGGTGGGCGGCGCAGGGGTGGGCGGCGCGGGCGGCCGGGCGGACCCGCCGCGGGGGTCCGGGGTTCCGGTGCCGGTCGTCACCGGCCCAGCACCGCCCCGCCGTTGATGCCGATGACCTGGCCGGTGACGTAGCCGGCGGCGGGGGAGGCGAGATAGCCGACGGCGGCGGCGACGTCCTCGGGCGTGCCGGCGCGGCCGACCAGCGTGGCGGCGACCTTGTCGGCGTGGAAGTCCGGCGTCCAGTCGGCGCCGAAGATCTCGGTGTCGGCGACGTAGCCGGGGGCGAGGACGTTGACGGTGATGCCGTCCGGGCCGAGCTGGCGGGCCAGGCCGAACGCCCAGCCGTGCAGGGCGGCCTTGGCGGCCGCGTACGAGCCGGCCGAGTGCGGGCCTGCTCCGCCGCGCTGGGCGGCGGCCGAACTGATCAGGACCACCCGGCCGCCGGGGCGGCGGAGCCGGTCGGCCAGCGCGGTGGTGAGCAGGACGGCGGTCAGCAGATTGGTGTCGAGGTCCCGCCGCCACGCCTCGGCGAGTGCCTCCAACGTCCCGTCGGAGGGCGGGGTGATCACCGCACCGGCGTTGTTGACCAGGACGTCCACCGGGCCGAGGGCCGCGATCTCCCCTGCGGCCTCGGTGACCCGTGCGGCGTCCGTCAGGTCGACGGCGAGCGGCACCACCTGCGGCCCCAGCTCGGCGGCCGTCCGCTCCAGTACCTCTGTCCGGCGGCCCAGGATCACCACCCGGTTTCCCCGGGCGGTCAGTTCGGCCGCGATGGCCCGGCCGATCCCCGTTCCCCCGCCCGAGACGACCGCGATCCGCTGCTGCTCCACCGTTCCCCCAAGCCCTGGTCGGTCATTGCTTCGGGAGCGATCCTACTTGCTGGTAACTCCATGGCCGGCTCCGGCGGGTGGCCCGCTCGGACCCGTCAGCTGAAGAGGGCGGCGAGGTCGAGGGGGGAGACCAGGAAGACGCCGGTGGCGTCGTCGTGGGAGTGCAGGAGGGCCGTGCGGCCGGCCGGGAGTGCGGGGTCGCCGGGCATGGTGCGGACCGGGAGGAGGGCGGGGGAGCCGTCGTCGGTGGCGGTCTCGGCCCAACCGGAGGCGGCGTCGGCGCCGCCGGCGAGGATCACGCAGGCACGGCCGACGAGGGGGAACGAGTCGCCCTCCCAGTCGCAGGACTCGTCGCAGCACTCGGCGCCGGGGTCGGCGTCGTCGTGGTCGGGCGCGGTGCGGTGGCCGGCGTCGCGACCCCCGTGCGCGGCGCCGGCCCCGAGCCCGCCGAGCAGGGCGAGCACCCATGCCTCGACAGCCGTCACGGGAATCGGAGGGATCGGTGCGGTCTCGAAGAATCCCTGCATTCGCCCCGTCCCCCCGGCTCACCCCGTAGCGCCGGTTCCCCCCGGGCGCTGTGAGGATCCTTGCAGGCGGAGGGCCGTTCGCACATTGCCAGGATCCGGCAATCTTGACGGCGTTTTGACACCCGGAACGGATCACCGGATCCGGACTTCCCGGACCGATCGGGGGGAAGCGGGCACGGACCGAAGCAGGAAGCGGGCAAGGGCGGGAGCAGGAAGCAGGAAGCGGGCACGGACCGAAGCGGGAAGCCGCCCGGGGGCGGCCCGGCCGCCGCTCCCGGGGCGGTCAGAGCGGCCGGGCCGGCCACTCCAGCAGGCGGGCTCCCATCACGGCGGTCTCCAGCGTGTAGCGGTGCAGCGCGTCCGACGGGTCGTAGCCGGTCAGGGTGTGGATCCGCTCCAGCCGGTAGCCGAGGGTGCGCACGCTGACGCCGAGCCGCCGGGCGGTCTCCGCGTTCACGTACCCGGCCTCGGACTGCACGGTGATGGTCTCCAGCAGCGGCCGCGCGCCGCCGCGGGCGGCGGTGAGCGGGCCGAGCACGCTGCGGACCAGGTCGGCCATGGCGGCCCGGTCGCGCATCAGGACCGGGAAGACCAGGAGTTCCTCGGCGCGCAGCCGCTTCGCGGGCAGGGCCAGCCGCTCGGCGTACTCAAGCGTGCTGAGGGCCTCCTCGTAGCTGCGGACGACGCCGCCGGTGCCGGCGTGCCGCCGACCGCTCGCCACCCGGTGCGCCATGGCCGGATTGGGGCCGGGGCCCGGCCGGAGGGCGAGGTCGGTGAAGGCTTCGAGTACCGACTGGGCGCCGTCGGGGGCGATGCAGATCAGCCGGCCGTCCCGGGCGGCGAGCAGGACGGTCCGTTCGTCGAAGCGGCCGCACAGCTCGCTCAGGATCCGGCAGCGGCCGATCTGCCCGTCGACGTAGGGGCGTTCGCCGATCGCGACGGCGACGGTGTAGCCGGCGGCGAGGTGCACGCCGAACCGTTCGGCGCGCTCGGCGAGCACGCTGAGGTCGCCCCGGCCGTTCAGCAGGTCGTCGATGAACTCCCGCCGGTTGGACTCCTCCAGGCGCATCGCCCGCCGCTGGGCCCGCTCGTGGCCCTCGCCGAGGGCGCCCAGGGCGGACTGCGTGGCGGCGAGCACGGCGTCGCCGGTCCGGCGCAGTTCGGTGGCGGTCGCGGCGGAGGTCAGGCTGGGCAGGGTCTGCCAGGCCTGGCGGGTGGCGTCCAGGAAGTGGGAGACGAGGTCGCGCAGGCCGTGTCCGCACTCGGCCCCGCGTTCGCCGAGGGTGCGCAGGTTCTCCAGTTCGGCGCGGCGCAGGCGGCGTCCGGTCCGGGAGACGTCGGCGAGCAGGTCGAGGCAGCGCAGGGTGAGTTCGGCGGGTACGTCGAGCGGCTCGGCGGCGTGGCCGGGCCACGACGATGCCGGGGCGACGGGAGCGGCGACGGGGACGGAGACGGGGACGGAGACGGGGGGAACGACGTGAGAGGTGACAGGCAGGGCGCCGGTCGGTGTCGACGGTTCGTGTAGAGCCGAGGCCGGGGGTGCCGAGGTCCCTTGGGGCTTCGGCGGTCCCGACAGCCCCGACAGCCTGGGCATTCCGTGTTCGTTCGTCACCGTCATGCCGTCATGCTCCGCCCCGGTCAGTCCGCGCCACTTCGCATCCACTGCCCCTGGGCGGGCATGTTACCGGGTTGTCATCCACCGCGCCGGGGGGTTACGGCCACGGTGGAACCGGCCGCCCGCCGGCTCCCTGCGGAGCCCGGTGTCCGCGCCGACTCCCGGGCGGGCCAAAGTACTTGGCCGTGCACGCACCTTCCCCGTGCCCGTGCCCGCACCCGTGCCCGCACCCGTGCCCGCACCCGCCGGCTCAGCGCGATCGGAGAGCTCCCGGTGCCCGAGGCGACCCCGGCGCTCCCGGTGCCCGACGCGACCCCGGCGCTCCCGGTGCCCGACGCGACCCCGGTGCTCACGGCAGGAGCGGCCGGTGGCAGGCGACCGTTCGCCCGGGTGTCACCTCCCGCAGCTCCGGTACCTCCTTCGCGCACCGCGCGTCGGCGAGCGGGCAGCGGGTGCGGAAGCGGCACCCCGAGGGCGGGTCGAGCGGGGAGGGCGGGTCGGCGGGGAGCAGGCCGGTCTCGCCGAGCGGGCGGCCGGGTTCCGGGACGGCCGCGAGCAGCGCGGCGGTGTAGGGGTGGGCGGGGGCGGCGAGCACCTCCTCGGTGGGGCCCTGTTCGCAGAGCCGGCCGAGCTGGAGCACGGCGACGTCGTCGCTCACGGCGCGGACGACGCCCAGGTCGTGCGAGATGAAGAGGCTCGCCAGGCCGCGTTCCTCGGTGAGCCGGCGGAGCAGGTTGAGGACGGTGGCCTGGGCGGAGACGTCGAGCGCGGAGACGGCCTCGTCGGCGATCAGGACGCGCGGTTCGGCGGCGAGGGCCCGGGCGATGGCGACCCGCTGGGCCTGGCCGCCGGAGAGCCGGTCCGGTCGGCGGTCGCCGAACAGGGCGGTCGGCAGACCGACGGCCTCCAGCTGCCGCTCCACCACCTCGGTGCGGTCGCGGGCCGGGTCCGGGTGGGCGTCGAGCGGTTCGGCGACCAGGTCGCGGACGGTGCGGCGCGGGTTGAGCGAGGAGAGCGGGTCCTGGAAGACCATCTGCATCCGGGGGCGGACGGCCCGCAGCGCGCGCGGGGTGAGCGCGGCGAGGTCGGTGCCGTCCAGGGTGACGGTGCCGGCGGTGGGCGGGGGCAGCCGCAGCAGTGCCTTGGCGATGCTGCTCTTGCCGGAGCCGGACTCGCCGACCAGGGCGAGGGTCCGGCGCTCGTGGAGCGTCACGTCGACGTCGGTGACGGCGTGCAGGGGGCCGGAGCGGGTGCGGTGGACCACCGTGAGCCCGGTGGCTTGCAGGACGGCGGTCATGCGGCGTTCTCCGAGGTGGGCACGGACTTCTCCGACGGGATGGCGGGGGCGGCGTGGGTGGCCGGGGCGGCCGGGGCGGCGGGGGTGAGCGGGAAGTGGCAGGACGCGGTCTGCCCGGGGCCGGCGTGGTGGAGCGGCGGCGCCTCGGTGGTGCAGACCGTCTCCGCGCGCTCGCAGCGCGGCGCGAACGGGCAGCCGGGGATCGCCAGCGAGAGGTCCGGCGGCGAGCCGGGGATGGCGGGGAGCGTGCGGCGCAGCGGCCCGGTGACGCGCGGGACCGAGCGGAGCAGCGCCGCGGTGTAGGGGTGGGCGGGGCGTTCGGTGACGTCCTCGGTGGAGCCGGTCTCGACGATCCGCCCGCCGTACATGACGGCGATCCGGCGGGCCCGGCCGTAGAGCAGGCCGATGTCGTGGGTGATCAGCAGGGTGGCGAGGCCGCGGTCCTCGCGGTGGCGGTCGAGCAGGTCGAGGACGGTGCGCTGGACGGTGACGTCGAGCGCGGTGGTGGGTTCGTCGGCGAGCAGCAGGGCGGGTGAGCCGGCCAGGGCGGCGGCGATGCCGACGCGCTGGCGCAGGCCGCCGGAGAGCTCGTGCGGGTACGCGCGGGCGCGCCGGGCCGGGTCGGGGACGTCGACGGCGGCGAGCAGTTCGGTGGCGGTCTCCCGGCGGGCCCGGCGGGAGAGCCGTCGCCGGTTGGTGAGCGACTCGGTGACCTGGTCGGCGATCCGGACGACGGGGTTGAGCGAGGTCATCGGGTCCTGGTGGACCATGGCGACCCCGGTGCCGAGGAGTTCGGCGCGCCGGGCGGGGGCGGCGGCGAGCAGGTCCTCGCCGCCGAGCAGGACCTGTCCGGTGACGGTGACCCTGGTGGTGCGGGGGTGGACGCCGAGGACGGTCCGGGCGAGCACGGACTTGCCGGAGCCGGACTCGCCGACCACGCCGAGGCACTCGCCGGCGTCGATGGTGAGGCCGACGCCGTGCAGGACGTGCAGGGCCCGGCCGTCGGGGGTGTGCAGGGTGGTGTCGAGCGAGCGGACCTCCAGGACCGGGGCGGTCATGTGCGGCTTCCCTTCGAACGGAGCTGCTCGCCGAGGTAGTTGAGGGCGAGGACGGTCAGGCAGAGCACCGCCGCGGGGGCGAGCGAGATCCACGGCGCGCTGCCGAGGGTGGTCCGGCCCTCGGCGATGATGCCGCCCCAGGACGGCTCCGGCGGGCGGAGCCCGAAGCCGAGGAAGCTGAGCGAGCCCTCGGCGACGATGGCGACGGTGGTGGCGGTGAAGGCGAAGGTCAGGGCGGCGGGCGCGACGTGCGGCACGACCTCGCGGCGCAGGATGCGCAGCGGTGCGGTGCCGATCATCCGGGCGGCCTGGACGAAGCCGCGTTCGCTGAGCGAGAGCACGACGGCGCGCACCACGCGGGTGAAGTGCGGCACGGTGAACACGCCGATCAGGGTGCCGATCACGGTCAGGCTGGGGCCGCGCAGGGCGACCACGATCATCACCAGGATCAGGGTGGGGACGGACATCAGCAGGTCGGTGGCGAAGCCGATGGCCTTGTCGACCGGGCCGCGGAACCAGCCGGC from Kitasatospora sp. NBC_00458 includes:
- a CDS encoding ABC transporter permease; translated protein: MTTAEPATTGEAAATSGATAAAGTGAATTARAALATAKADPRPRRTRRRPPAGVIAAAGWLALVALAALLLPLLPGFDPLHGDFAHPSAAPGPGHWLGTDAGGRDVLQRTVAGARASFAVAGLTIAVGLLGGGALGVAAGWFRGPVDKAIGFATDLLMSVPTLILVMIVVALRGPSLTVIGTLIGVFTVPHFTRVVRAVVLSLSERGFVQAARMIGTAPLRILRREVVPHVAPAALTFAFTATTVAIVAEGSLSFLGFGLRPPEPSWGGIIAEGRTTLGSAPWISLAPAAVLCLTVLALNYLGEQLRSKGSRT
- a CDS encoding ABC transporter ATP-binding protein — its product is MTAVLQATGLTVVHRTRSGPLHAVTDVDVTLHERRTLALVGESGSGKSSIAKALLRLPPPTAGTVTLDGTDLAALTPRALRAVRPRMQMVFQDPLSSLNPRRTVRDLVAEPLDAHPDPARDRTEVVERQLEAVGLPTALFGDRRPDRLSGGQAQRVAIARALAAEPRVLIADEAVSALDVSAQATVLNLLRRLTEERGLASLFISHDLGVVRAVSDDVAVLQLGRLCEQGPTEEVLAAPAHPYTAALLAAVPEPGRPLGETGLLPADPPSPLDPPSGCRFRTRCPLADARCAKEVPELREVTPGRTVACHRPLLP
- a CDS encoding ABC transporter ATP-binding protein, with protein sequence MTAPVLEVRSLDTTLHTPDGRALHVLHGVGLTIDAGECLGVVGESGSGKSVLARTVLGVHPRTTRVTVTGQVLLGGEDLLAAAPARRAELLGTGVAMVHQDPMTSLNPVVRIADQVTESLTNRRRLSRRARRETATELLAAVDVPDPARRARAYPHELSGGLRQRVGIAAALAGSPALLLADEPTTALDVTVQRTVLDLLDRHREDRGLATLLITHDIGLLYGRARRIAVMYGGRIVETGSTEDVTERPAHPYTAALLRSVPRVTGPLRRTLPAIPGSPPDLSLAIPGCPFAPRCERAETVCTTEAPPLHHAGPGQTASCHFPLTPAAPAAPATHAAPAIPSEKSVPTSENAA
- a CDS encoding PucR family transcriptional regulator — its product is MTVTNEHGMPRLSGLSGPPKPQGTSAPPASALHEPSTPTGALPVTSHVVPPVSVPVSVPVAAPVAPASSWPGHAAEPLDVPAELTLRCLDLLADVSRTGRRLRRAELENLRTLGERGAECGHGLRDLVSHFLDATRQAWQTLPSLTSAATATELRRTGDAVLAATQSALGALGEGHERAQRRAMRLEESNRREFIDDLLNGRGDLSVLAERAERFGVHLAAGYTVAVAIGERPYVDGQIGRCRILSELCGRFDERTVLLAARDGRLICIAPDGAQSVLEAFTDLALRPGPGPNPAMAHRVASGRRHAGTGGVVRSYEEALSTLEYAERLALPAKRLRAEELLVFPVLMRDRAAMADLVRSVLGPLTAARGGARPLLETITVQSEAGYVNAETARRLGVSVRTLGYRLERIHTLTGYDPSDALHRYTLETAVMGARLLEWPARPL